The following are from one region of the Abiotrophia defectiva ATCC 49176 genome:
- a CDS encoding prolyl oligopeptidase family serine peptidase, producing the protein MKKAKYWWSLLAGCLGALLVIRGWWTSQAARAQVDSDQVQVVQAKIQAQGYEFGPAVNKIVLQVSQPVTAVARGEQLEVTTQGKGRQVSALYLADEQGQALPEGQASQWLALDLVVDSWNLGSLFGYNQERLISQWQASYLIAVGPVQVTTQEGKSAQVHLADYDALPHLELPDLAGYQFEQVHVDGVTNPLTGQEESQTLHYGAFEPAAAKDQTQAKFPLLIWLHGQAEGGEDPRIALLGNEVTALSRPQVQEIFTATDQPELKGAFVLAVQTPTYWMDEGDGLNGPGAGHSRYTESLMQVIDDYVTSHPQIDPHRVHLMGCSNGGYMTLNMALHYPDYFAGLVPQATAYSYYEFQRLDNGHYLIKDPKKRGSIQTYVPTQRVWFDQDKVAALKDQAIWFVHSLDDPTVPANAYVLPIYKDLVDAGGQNIWLSLFQSVQGQDLPKMRYSGHFSWIPFFNQQVQGVQDPEVIRQSPGLSGFEADNASGGGRAQVQVVGQPYQDVFHWLNAQHR; encoded by the coding sequence ATGAAGAAAGCCAAATACTGGTGGTCCTTGCTAGCGGGTTGCCTGGGTGCCTTATTAGTCATTAGGGGCTGGTGGACTAGCCAAGCGGCGCGAGCCCAGGTAGATTCGGACCAGGTGCAGGTGGTCCAAGCCAAGATTCAGGCTCAGGGCTATGAGTTTGGCCCGGCCGTTAACAAAATTGTCCTTCAAGTCAGTCAACCCGTGACGGCAGTGGCCAGAGGTGAACAGCTAGAGGTCACCACCCAAGGTAAAGGACGCCAAGTGAGTGCCCTCTATCTAGCTGATGAGCAGGGCCAGGCCTTGCCAGAGGGTCAAGCCAGTCAATGGCTGGCCTTGGACTTGGTGGTGGACTCTTGGAATTTAGGTAGTCTCTTTGGCTACAACCAGGAACGGTTGATTAGTCAATGGCAAGCTAGCTATCTCATCGCGGTGGGGCCAGTGCAGGTGACGACCCAAGAGGGCAAGTCGGCCCAGGTTCACTTGGCAGACTATGACGCCCTGCCCCATCTGGAGCTGCCGGACTTGGCCGGCTATCAATTTGAGCAAGTCCATGTAGACGGGGTGACCAATCCCCTGACTGGCCAAGAGGAGAGCCAGACCTTACACTATGGAGCCTTTGAGCCGGCGGCTGCCAAGGATCAGACCCAGGCCAAGTTTCCGCTTTTGATTTGGTTGCATGGCCAAGCCGAAGGGGGCGAGGATCCTCGCATTGCCCTGCTAGGCAATGAGGTGACCGCCCTTAGTCGGCCGCAAGTTCAAGAGATTTTTACGGCCACCGACCAGCCCGAGCTTAAGGGCGCCTTCGTCCTGGCTGTGCAAACACCGACCTACTGGATGGACGAGGGAGACGGGTTGAATGGGCCGGGGGCGGGCCATTCCCGCTATACCGAGTCCCTCATGCAGGTCATTGACGACTACGTGACCAGCCATCCACAGATTGACCCGCATCGGGTGCATCTCATGGGCTGCTCCAACGGGGGCTATATGACCCTCAACATGGCCCTGCACTATCCGGACTACTTTGCCGGCTTGGTACCCCAGGCTACGGCCTATTCCTACTATGAATTCCAGCGCCTGGACAACGGTCACTATCTGATCAAAGACCCTAAGAAACGAGGCAGTATTCAAACCTATGTGCCAACTCAGCGAGTATGGTTCGACCAGGACAAGGTGGCTGCCCTCAAGGATCAAGCCATTTGGTTTGTCCATAGTCTGGATGACCCGACCGTGCCAGCCAATGCCTATGTCTTGCCGATTTACAAGGACCTAGTCGATGCGGGTGGGCAGAATATCTGGCTGTCCCTCTTCCAATCGGTGCAAGGTCAAGACTTGCCTAAGATGCGCTATTCCGGCCACTTCTCCTGGATTCCCTTCTTCAATCAGCAGGTCCAGGGCGTGCAAGACCCGGAAGTCATTCGCCAAAGCCCAGGCTTGAGTGGTTTTGAGGCCGATAATGCCAGCGGTGGTGGCAGAGCCCAGGTCCAAGTGGTCGGCCAGCCCTATCAAGATGTCTTCCACTGGCTTAACGCCCAACACCGATAA
- a CDS encoding class I SAM-dependent methyltransferase — protein sequence MNNYIKLNEDRWNKVKNAYTEPLTHEELEEARKHPISVALTVGKKVPTEWFEKAKGKKILGLACGGGQQGPVFAVKGYDVTIMDFSKSQLERDEMVAKREGLEIKTLQGDMTKPFPFEDETFDIIFNPVSNVYIEDLENMYKEAARVLKKGGLLMVGFMNPWIYMYDADVVWDKPDEELLLKFALPFNSKELEAEGKITIDPEYGYEFSHTLESQIRGQLKNGLAMIDFYESCDKRNRLSHYGNDYIATLCIKL from the coding sequence ATGAACAATTATATAAAATTAAATGAAGATCGATGGAATAAGGTAAAAAATGCCTATACTGAGCCATTGACACATGAAGAATTAGAAGAAGCTAGAAAGCATCCAATTTCTGTTGCCTTAACTGTTGGGAAAAAAGTTCCGACAGAATGGTTTGAAAAAGCCAAGGGGAAAAAGATATTAGGTTTAGCTTGTGGTGGTGGCCAGCAGGGGCCAGTTTTTGCTGTAAAAGGGTATGATGTCACCATCATGGATTTTTCTAAATCACAATTAGAAAGAGACGAGATGGTTGCTAAAAGAGAAGGCTTAGAAATCAAGACGCTTCAAGGCGATATGACCAAACCATTTCCGTTTGAAGATGAAACTTTTGATATTATTTTTAATCCGGTTTCAAATGTCTATATAGAAGATTTAGAAAATATGTACAAAGAAGCCGCTCGAGTATTGAAAAAAGGTGGACTCTTAATGGTCGGATTTATGAATCCTTGGATCTACATGTATGATGCGGACGTTGTATGGGATAAACCCGATGAGGAATTACTTTTGAAGTTTGCACTACCTTTTAATTCAAAAGAGCTTGAAGCGGAAGGCAAAATAACCATAGATCCAGAGTATGGCTATGAATTTAGCCATACCTTAGAAAGTCAGATTAGAGGACAACTTAAAAATGGTCTCGCTATGATCGATTTTTATGAATCATGTGATAAAAGAAATAGATTATCACATTATGGAAATGACTACATCGCTACACTCTGCATTAAACTATAA
- the nrdG gene encoding anaerobic ribonucleoside-triphosphate reductase activating protein — translation MAIPETTTKVADYKPYNFVDGEGVRCSLYVSGCHFACPGCYNKVAQNFNYGTPYTEELKERILSDLGASYCQGLTLLGGEPFLHTAVLIDLCQEVRRRYGHSKDIWSWTGYDWEELMQETPDKLELLSYVDILVDGRFIQEQLDLTLQFRGSRNQRIIDVPKSLATDQVVIWDKLVR, via the coding sequence ATGGCCATTCCTGAGACGACTACCAAAGTGGCCGACTACAAGCCCTATAACTTCGTGGACGGCGAAGGCGTTCGTTGCAGCCTCTATGTCAGCGGCTGCCACTTCGCCTGCCCGGGTTGCTACAACAAGGTGGCCCAGAACTTCAACTACGGCACTCCCTACACGGAGGAACTCAAGGAAAGAATCCTGTCCGACCTGGGCGCCAGCTACTGTCAAGGTCTGACCCTATTGGGTGGCGAGCCCTTTCTCCATACGGCGGTCCTGATTGACCTCTGCCAGGAAGTCAGACGACGCTATGGCCACAGCAAAGATATCTGGTCCTGGACGGGCTACGACTGGGAGGAACTCATGCAGGAGACGCCGGACAAGTTGGAACTCCTGTCCTATGTCGATATTCTGGTCGACGGCCGATTCATTCAAGAACAGTTAGACCTAACCCTGCAATTCCGGGGTAGCCGCAACCAGCGCATCATCGACGTCCCCAAGTCCCTGGCGACCGACCAAGTCGTCATCTGGGACAAGTTAGTCCGCTAA
- the infC gene encoding translation initiation factor IF-3, producing MIINEDIRARELRVIGDNGEQIGVKSLNDALTIAESFGLDLVLVSPNAKPPVARIMDYGKYRYEMQKKEKEQRKNQKIVTVKEVRLSPGIEDHDYQTKLRQAIKFLEHGDKVKASIRFRGRAITHKELGQDVLEDFIDDTSHVSTVEARPKMEGRSMFIVLAPLAQAAQQD from the coding sequence ATGATCATTAACGAAGATATCCGCGCACGTGAATTACGTGTGATTGGAGACAATGGTGAACAAATCGGAGTCAAATCACTTAATGATGCGCTCACTATTGCAGAATCTTTCGGACTTGACCTAGTACTTGTCTCACCAAATGCCAAGCCACCTGTTGCTCGGATTATGGACTACGGTAAATACCGTTATGAGATGCAGAAGAAGGAAAAGGAACAACGGAAGAATCAGAAGATCGTAACCGTCAAAGAAGTTCGTCTTTCTCCTGGTATCGAAGACCATGATTACCAAACCAAATTACGCCAGGCCATCAAGTTCCTCGAACATGGTGACAAGGTCAAAGCCAGCATTCGTTTCCGCGGGCGGGCCATCACCCACAAGGAATTGGGTCAAGACGTATTGGAAGACTTCATTGATGACACCAGCCATGTGTCAACGGTTGAAGCTCGACCAAAAATGGAAGGTCGCAGCATGTTTATCGTGCTAGCCCCATTAGCCCAAGCGGCGCAACAAGACTAA
- the rpmI gene encoding 50S ribosomal protein L35, with amino-acid sequence MPKQKTHRGLAKRVKKTGSGKLKRSHAFTSHRFHGKTKKQRRQLRQADLVSNSDYKRIKQQISQL; translated from the coding sequence ATGCCAAAACAAAAAACACACCGCGGTTTAGCAAAACGCGTTAAGAAGACTGGTTCAGGTAAATTGAAACGTTCACACGCTTTCACTAGCCACCGTTTCCATGGTAAAACTAAGAAACAACGTCGTCAATTACGTCAAGCTGACTTAGTATCTAATTCAGACTACAAACGTATTAAACAACAAATTTCGCAATTATAA
- the rplT gene encoding 50S ribosomal protein L20 produces MPRVKGGYVTRQRRKRTLKLAKGYYGAKHLLFKTAKQQVMKSYMYAYRDRRQKKRDFRRLWITRINAAARMNGISYSVLMNGLKKAGVEVNRKMLADLAVHDAAAFTALVEQAKKAL; encoded by the coding sequence ATGCCACGTGTTAAAGGTGGATACGTTACCCGTCAACGTCGTAAACGTACATTAAAATTAGCTAAAGGTTACTACGGTGCCAAACATCTCTTATTCAAGACCGCTAAGCAACAAGTAATGAAATCTTACATGTATGCTTACCGTGACCGTCGTCAGAAAAAACGTGACTTCCGTCGTTTATGGATTACCCGTATCAACGCGGCAGCTCGTATGAACGGGATCAGCTACAGCGTCTTAATGAACGGCTTGAAGAAAGCTGGCGTTGAAGTGAACCGTAAAATGTTGGCTGACTTAGCAGTTCACGATGCAGCAGCATTCACTGCTTTAGTAGAACAAGCTAAGAAGGCTTTATAA
- a CDS encoding ABC transporter ATP-binding protein — MQYIWRYLRKQPKLLFLDFLGAFFFVLVNLGLPTILARMVDEAILPHDVSRLYYWSVIMFLVILAGVAGRILLSYTASKLTTEMIREMRNDLYDKIQQFSHHEYEQIGISSLVTRITSDAFALMQFADQSLRLGMITPFMIASSMVMILVTSPSLAWLILLAVPPLAISIWFLARKSTPLSKQQQKTLDKINQYARENLSGLRVIRAFAREDFQEERFDEQNQSYTETSSRLFKLMGWANPLFVHILIWMIVAIVWFALEPIAQGSLQVGNLVAFVEYAFHALFSFMLFANLFMMYPRTAVSAARLQEVMDLPISIDPNPKGVTETETRGYLTFENVTFAYPGETESPVLHNISFEVKPGQTMAFIGSTGSGKSSLVQLIPRFYDVTLGKILVDGVDVRDYNLKALRQKIGFIPQKSLLFTGTIGDNLRYGKWNASEGELEKASDISQAREFIHSRSERYEAFLEEGGSNLSGGQKQRLSIARAVVKRPDIYIFDDSFSALDYKTDAQLRKRLKEVTQEAAVLIVAQRVGTIMNADQIIVLNKGEIVGRGTHQELMASNEIYRDIANSQLKQASLDEEAM; from the coding sequence ATGCAGTACATTTGGCGTTATTTACGCAAGCAACCCAAGCTCTTGTTTCTAGATTTCTTAGGGGCTTTTTTCTTTGTCTTAGTTAACTTGGGCCTGCCGACCATCCTAGCCCGTATGGTAGACGAAGCCATCCTACCTCACGATGTCAGCCGTCTCTATTACTGGTCTGTCATCATGTTCCTAGTGATTCTGGCCGGGGTGGCAGGGCGAATCCTGCTCTCCTACACCGCCAGCAAGCTAACTACCGAGATGATTCGGGAGATGCGTAATGATCTCTATGACAAAATTCAGCAGTTCTCCCACCATGAATATGAGCAGATTGGGATTTCTAGTTTGGTAACCCGGATAACTTCGGATGCCTTCGCGCTCATGCAATTTGCCGACCAAAGTCTGCGTCTGGGGATGATTACCCCCTTTATGATAGCATCTTCCATGGTCATGATTCTGGTAACCAGCCCGTCCCTGGCTTGGTTGATTTTATTGGCGGTACCACCGCTAGCCATTTCCATCTGGTTTTTGGCCAGAAAGTCGACGCCCCTGTCTAAGCAACAACAGAAGACGCTAGATAAGATTAACCAGTATGCCCGCGAGAACCTATCCGGTTTGCGGGTTATCCGGGCCTTTGCGCGCGAGGATTTCCAAGAGGAACGCTTCGATGAGCAAAACCAATCCTATACCGAGACTTCGTCCCGTCTCTTCAAATTAATGGGTTGGGCTAACCCGCTCTTCGTCCATATCTTGATTTGGATGATTGTGGCCATTGTTTGGTTTGCCTTGGAGCCAATCGCTCAGGGTTCACTCCAAGTGGGGAATCTGGTAGCCTTTGTGGAGTATGCCTTCCATGCTCTCTTCTCCTTCATGCTCTTCGCCAACCTCTTCATGATGTATCCGCGGACGGCCGTATCGGCCGCCCGGTTGCAGGAGGTCATGGATCTACCTATTTCCATTGATCCAAATCCCAAGGGAGTGACTGAGACGGAAACGCGGGGTTATCTGACCTTTGAGAATGTGACCTTTGCCTATCCAGGCGAGACAGAGAGTCCGGTGCTTCATAATATTAGCTTTGAGGTTAAGCCTGGCCAGACCATGGCCTTTATCGGGTCGACCGGGAGCGGGAAGTCATCGCTAGTCCAGCTCATTCCACGCTTCTATGATGTCACCCTGGGGAAAATCCTGGTGGATGGCGTCGATGTCCGCGACTACAACCTCAAGGCCCTACGCCAGAAGATTGGTTTTATTCCGCAGAAGTCCCTGCTCTTTACCGGGACCATCGGCGACAATTTGCGTTATGGTAAATGGAATGCCAGCGAAGGTGAGTTGGAGAAGGCTAGCGATATCTCCCAGGCGCGGGAATTTATTCATAGCCGGTCTGAACGCTATGAAGCCTTCCTAGAAGAGGGCGGCAGCAACCTGTCAGGGGGTCAGAAGCAACGCTTGTCTATTGCCCGTGCCGTAGTGAAGCGTCCCGATATCTATATCTTCGACGATTCCTTCTCGGCCCTGGACTATAAGACTGACGCCCAACTGCGTAAGCGGCTCAAGGAAGTGACCCAGGAGGCCGCCGTCTTGATTGTGGCTCAACGCGTGGGGACCATTATGAATGCTGACCAAATCATCGTCCTCAACAAGGGCGAAATCGTGGGTCGCGGGACTCACCAAGAATTAATGGCTAGCAACGAGATTTACCGTGATATCGCCAATTCTCAGCTTAAGCAAGCCAGTCTAGATGAGGAGGCCATGTAA
- a CDS encoding ABC transporter ATP-binding protein, with product MNKKVSSIKRLLPYMKPYGLSYFWAILLTIVSDIASVLEPFIWGLALTEISRGSVAILQKLPGASLNYAYIGWILVIYFFRGLTYQVSAYLANVAITNAVQGTTRDLRQAMNQKLNRLPVSYVDQHQFGDLLGRMTGDVESVSNALQQSLLQIVNAVFTLGLVIAMMIWLNASLALVVIISMPLSYWVAKKVLVLSQPYFKGQADALGRLYGFVQENLTGFNVIKLYGREEQSAQEFYDITHNLQQVGFKATMVSSMVMPLVGFISHMTYLLLALLGGLAVLQGVLTIGNLQAFVQYVWQVNQPIQTITQLTGALQSAKSSLDRILELMDAPEEVVSAKAHLAGPLTGRVSFQDVAFHYQEDKPLIRNFNLEVEPGQMIAIVGPTGAGKTTLINLLMRFYDVTQGAILVDGLDIRDLPRQELRQQFGMVLQDAWLYEGTIKDNLRFGNLNATDEQIVEAAKAANVDHFIRTLPGGYNMKMNQESSNISLGQKQLLTIARALLADPKILILDEATSSVDTRLELLIQKAMGRLMEGRTSFVIAHRLSTIQEADKILVLRDGQIIEQGNHDSLLAAKGFYYELYQSQFNQ from the coding sequence ATGAATAAAAAAGTATCTAGTATCAAGCGCCTCCTGCCTTATATGAAGCCATATGGCTTGTCTTATTTCTGGGCAATCCTCTTGACCATTGTGAGCGACATTGCCTCCGTCTTGGAACCCTTCATTTGGGGTTTGGCCCTGACAGAAATCTCGCGGGGTAGTGTGGCCATCCTGCAAAAGCTACCGGGCGCTAGCCTCAATTACGCCTATATTGGCTGGATTCTAGTTATCTATTTCTTCCGTGGTTTGACCTATCAAGTGTCTGCCTATCTAGCCAATGTGGCCATCACCAATGCCGTCCAAGGGACTACTCGGGATCTGCGTCAGGCCATGAATCAGAAGCTCAACCGCCTGCCGGTCTCCTATGTGGACCAACATCAATTTGGTGACCTCTTGGGCCGTATGACCGGTGATGTGGAGTCCGTTTCTAATGCCTTGCAACAGAGCCTGCTCCAAATTGTCAATGCCGTCTTCACCCTTGGCTTGGTGATAGCCATGATGATTTGGCTTAACGCAAGCTTGGCCTTAGTGGTCATTATCTCTATGCCACTGTCTTATTGGGTGGCTAAGAAGGTCCTGGTTCTATCTCAGCCTTATTTCAAGGGCCAGGCCGACGCCTTAGGTCGCCTCTATGGCTTTGTCCAGGAGAACCTAACGGGTTTCAATGTCATCAAGCTTTATGGCCGGGAAGAACAATCCGCCCAGGAATTTTATGACATTACCCATAATTTACAACAAGTAGGCTTTAAGGCGACCATGGTGTCTTCGATGGTCATGCCGCTGGTAGGCTTCATCTCCCACATGACCTACTTGCTCCTAGCGCTGCTGGGGGGCTTGGCCGTCTTGCAAGGGGTGCTGACTATCGGGAACCTGCAAGCCTTCGTCCAGTATGTCTGGCAGGTCAACCAACCGATTCAAACGATCACCCAGCTGACAGGTGCCTTGCAGTCAGCTAAGTCTTCCCTGGACCGGATTCTAGAATTGATGGATGCGCCCGAAGAAGTGGTGAGTGCTAAGGCTCATTTGGCAGGGCCGCTAACGGGGCGGGTCAGCTTCCAGGACGTGGCCTTCCACTACCAGGAAGATAAGCCTCTGATTCGTAACTTCAACCTAGAAGTTGAGCCGGGTCAAATGATTGCCATCGTTGGGCCGACAGGTGCCGGTAAGACCACTCTGATTAACCTGCTTATGCGCTTCTATGATGTGACCCAGGGGGCTATTCTAGTAGATGGCCTGGATATCCGGGACTTGCCACGTCAGGAATTGCGCCAGCAGTTTGGTATGGTCCTCCAGGATGCCTGGCTCTATGAAGGGACCATTAAGGACAATCTGCGTTTCGGTAACTTAAACGCTACTGATGAACAAATCGTGGAAGCAGCTAAGGCAGCCAACGTGGACCACTTTATCCGGACCTTACCGGGTGGTTACAATATGAAGATGAACCAGGAATCCAGCAATATCTCCTTGGGTCAGAAGCAACTGCTGACAATCGCCCGGGCCTTGCTGGCAGATCCTAAGATTCTGATTCTGGACGAGGCCACCTCGTCAGTGGATACCCGTCTGGAGCTCCTCATCCAGAAGGCCATGGGTCGCTTGATGGAGGGGCGGACCAGCTTCGTTATTGCCCATCGTCTGTCGACCATTCAGGAAGCCGATAAGATTTTGGTCTTACGTGATGGCCAGATTATAGAACAAGGCAATCACGACAGCCTCTTGGCAGCCAAGGGCTTCTACTACGAGCTCTATCAAAGCCAATTTAATCAATAA
- a CDS encoding haloacid dehalogenase-like hydrolase codes for MAHKRLLSCTASEVKTLTAAELKQAIKASEGRIILAETVVTKAPLIEGVSNAEMMRAFSADMLLLNEYDLSTKFIHSLPAMDAPIAYLKELTGRPMGLNLEPVDPSAEALEDWIDLPEGRRATVENFQAANREGFDFLVLTGNPSTGVSHQAIEATVRLAKQHFKGLVFAGKMHSAGTGEKVVSEEHLLAYMAAGADGVLIPSVGTVPGVREDQVARIADQVKDLGGLVISTIGTSQESADSGTIREFALANKRVGTDIHHIGDGSYGRMPDPENILALSLAIRGKRHTYFRMGQSVLR; via the coding sequence ATGGCTCATAAACGTTTGTTGTCTTGTACAGCCAGTGAGGTCAAAACTTTGACAGCCGCGGAACTAAAACAAGCCATTAAGGCCAGTGAAGGCCGTATTATCTTGGCGGAAACAGTGGTCACCAAGGCGCCGCTAATTGAAGGGGTGAGCAATGCGGAGATGATGCGGGCATTTAGTGCGGATATGCTATTATTGAATGAATATGATCTATCCACCAAATTTATCCATAGTTTGCCTGCCATGGACGCGCCCATTGCCTACCTCAAGGAATTAACTGGTAGACCTATGGGGTTGAACTTAGAACCGGTTGACCCAAGTGCTGAAGCGCTAGAAGATTGGATTGACCTACCTGAGGGCCGACGTGCTACAGTAGAGAACTTCCAAGCCGCTAACCGAGAGGGATTTGATTTCTTGGTCTTGACGGGTAACCCTTCGACAGGGGTTAGTCATCAGGCCATTGAAGCCACGGTGCGGCTAGCTAAGCAGCATTTCAAGGGACTGGTCTTTGCAGGTAAGATGCACAGTGCCGGGACCGGCGAGAAGGTGGTCTCTGAAGAGCATTTGTTAGCCTATATGGCAGCAGGTGCGGATGGCGTCTTGATTCCAAGTGTGGGGACCGTGCCAGGTGTCAGAGAAGACCAGGTGGCGCGGATTGCCGATCAGGTCAAGGACTTGGGCGGCTTAGTTATCTCAACCATTGGCACCAGTCAGGAAAGTGCCGATAGTGGGACCATTCGCGAATTTGCGCTAGCCAACAAACGCGTGGGTACAGATATTCATCACATTGGCGATGGTTCCTATGGACGCATGCCAGATCCAGAGAATATTCTGGCCTTGTCGCTAGCAATTAGAGGGAAGCGGCATACTTATTTCCGTATGGGACAATCAGTATTAAGATAG
- the nagE gene encoding N-acetylglucosamine-specific PTS transporter subunit IIBC, producing MSYLQKMGRSLMLPVAILPVASILMGIGYWISPAGLGVPGQTGTNPVAVFLIQAGLVLIDKIPLLFAVGLAVGLAKDKNGAAGLSGLVAFLIITTILSKDVVAQLQGVKPEEVALAFSKSTNAFIGILSGIIGGEMYNRFKDVKLPTALGFFSGRRSAPIMAGLVASLAALVLLFVWPAVFSALVAFGKSFVGLGAIGAGIYGFFNRLLIPVGLHHALNAVFWFDVAGINDIGNFWGNTGVLGQTGMYQAGFFPVMMFGLPGAALAMYRNAKDSKKKAVSALLVAAVLASFLTGITEPLEFAFMFLAPVLYLVHAVLTGVSLTIAALLHATAGFNFSAGLIDFILTSRLPMANNPWLLIVLGLVMFVVYFFVFDFLIKKFNFTTPGREEDESTEGDANMTVKASDFNIPLLIEGLGGKDNIEATDHCATRLRLTLADTSKVDEAKIKSTGAVATRVLNKKNVQVIIGTEVQFVHDALAAQVK from the coding sequence ATGTCATATTTACAAAAAATGGGTCGCTCTTTGATGCTACCTGTTGCCATCTTACCAGTGGCTTCCATTTTAATGGGGATTGGTTACTGGATTAGCCCTGCTGGTTTAGGTGTTCCAGGCCAAACCGGGACCAACCCAGTAGCAGTCTTCTTGATTCAAGCAGGTTTAGTCTTAATCGACAAAATTCCACTCTTATTCGCCGTTGGTTTGGCTGTTGGTTTAGCCAAAGATAAGAACGGGGCAGCCGGTCTCAGTGGTTTGGTAGCCTTCTTAATTATCACGACCATCCTATCTAAGGATGTTGTGGCTCAATTACAAGGGGTAAAACCAGAAGAAGTGGCTTTGGCTTTCTCTAAGAGCACTAACGCCTTCATCGGGATCTTATCAGGGATCATCGGTGGGGAAATGTACAACCGTTTCAAAGATGTTAAATTACCAACCGCTCTAGGTTTCTTCAGCGGTCGTCGTTCTGCGCCAATCATGGCAGGTCTTGTAGCATCACTTGCTGCCCTTGTCTTGCTCTTCGTATGGCCAGCAGTCTTCAGTGCTTTAGTAGCCTTTGGTAAGTCATTTGTTGGCTTGGGCGCAATCGGTGCTGGTATCTATGGTTTCTTCAACCGTCTCTTGATTCCAGTTGGTTTACACCATGCCCTCAACGCTGTCTTCTGGTTCGACGTAGCTGGGATTAACGATATCGGGAACTTCTGGGGTAACACTGGGGTTCTAGGTCAAACTGGTATGTACCAAGCTGGTTTCTTCCCAGTCATGATGTTTGGTTTGCCAGGGGCTGCTTTGGCAATGTACCGCAATGCCAAAGACAGCAAGAAAAAAGCTGTATCAGCCCTCTTAGTGGCGGCTGTCTTGGCTTCCTTCTTAACCGGGATTACCGAACCACTTGAGTTCGCCTTCATGTTCCTAGCACCTGTTCTTTACTTGGTGCACGCTGTCTTAACAGGGGTATCCTTGACAATTGCAGCCTTGTTACATGCTACTGCAGGTTTCAACTTCAGTGCTGGTTTGATTGACTTTATCTTAACTAGCCGCTTGCCAATGGCTAACAATCCTTGGCTCTTGATTGTCTTAGGTCTAGTAATGTTCGTTGTTTACTTCTTTGTCTTCGACTTCTTAATCAAGAAATTCAACTTCACCACTCCAGGTCGTGAAGAAGATGAGTCCACTGAAGGCGATGCTAACATGACCGTTAAAGCTAGCGACTTCAACATTCCTTTATTAATTGAAGGTTTAGGTGGCAAGGACAACATTGAAGCAACTGACCACTGTGCTACTCGCTTACGTTTAACCCTAGCTGACACTAGCAAGGTTGACGAAGCTAAGATCAAATCTACCGGTGCTGTTGCAACGCGTGTCCTCAACAAAAAGAACGTGCAAGTCATTATCGGGACCGAAGTACAATTCGTTCACGATGCCTTAGCAGCACAAGTAAAATAA
- the tsaB gene encoding tRNA (adenosine(37)-N6)-threonylcarbamoyltransferase complex dimerization subunit type 1 TsaB, translating to MAKLALDTATEALSVTVIDDADRVLGHTSLAAGKQHGERLVPVVAQLLEDCNVDRQAVDSLYVGVGPGSYTGVRIGVTLAKTWADSLGLALYQMSSLALLAAQANVAVGDYIIPLMDARRLSAYTALYQQTDQGLVAVTADCHADWQTWLTNEARQHLQAGTQVLMIGQHLAPFAEVFSQALPDVSLKTVEGWTAYPHTDKFQQVAHERVVEPALLEPVYGHLTLAEQEWLAKEGGASVDHAALIHYYS from the coding sequence ATGGCCAAGCTTGCATTAGATACGGCGACGGAGGCACTGTCAGTGACAGTCATAGATGATGCGGACCGGGTGCTAGGGCATACCAGCTTAGCGGCAGGCAAACAGCATGGGGAGCGTTTGGTGCCTGTTGTGGCCCAGTTGCTGGAGGATTGCAATGTGGACCGCCAAGCCGTGGATAGCCTCTATGTGGGGGTAGGACCCGGCTCTTATACCGGCGTGCGTATTGGGGTGACTCTGGCTAAAACCTGGGCCGACAGTCTGGGTCTAGCCCTCTATCAGATGTCTTCCCTGGCCCTGCTAGCAGCACAAGCTAATGTGGCAGTAGGAGACTACATTATTCCCCTCATGGATGCCCGCCGCTTGTCAGCCTACACGGCCCTCTATCAGCAGACAGACCAGGGGCTGGTGGCAGTGACGGCGGATTGCCATGCCGACTGGCAGACTTGGCTGACGAATGAAGCTCGCCAGCATTTGCAGGCTGGCACCCAAGTCCTGATGATTGGCCAGCATCTGGCGCCATTTGCTGAGGTCTTTAGCCAGGCCTTGCCAGATGTCAGCCTTAAGACGGTGGAAGGTTGGACCGCCTATCCTCATACCGATAAGTTCCAGCAAGTCGCCCATGAGCGGGTGGTAGAGCCGGCCCTCTTGGAGCCTGTCTATGGCCATTTGACCCTGGCGGAACAGGAATGGCTAGCCAAAGAAGGAGGCGCCAGTGTCGACCATGCAGCACTTATCCACTATTATTCGTGA